One window of the Microbulbifer sp. Q7 genome contains the following:
- a CDS encoding ACT domain-containing protein produces the protein MNAQVQIDQLLQRMTPILNRTPLVMCTLDDAQLQQLLHECLCVFREREGVCALLPKEIAEREAIPEDGGYRQITLQYSACLQVPGLTGIIVGELADAGIQANIVSARFHEHLLVSERDAAQAMQILYGISNRLQYS, from the coding sequence ATGAATGCCCAGGTACAAATCGACCAGCTACTACAACGCATGACCCCGATCCTGAACCGCACACCGCTGGTGATGTGCACCCTCGATGACGCCCAGTTGCAGCAACTGTTGCATGAGTGCCTGTGTGTGTTTCGCGAGCGCGAGGGTGTCTGTGCGCTGCTGCCAAAAGAAATAGCCGAGCGCGAAGCCATCCCGGAAGATGGCGGCTACCGCCAGATTACCCTGCAATACTCCGCGTGCCTGCAGGTGCCTGGGCTTACCGGCATTATTGTGGGCGAGCTCGCCGACGCCGGTATTCAGGCCAATATCGTGTCTGCCCGCTTTCACGAGCATCTGCTGGTGAGCGAGCGCGATGCGGCGCAGGCCATGCAGATCCTGTACGGCATCAGCAACCGATTGCAGTACAGCTAG